The following coding sequences are from one Streptomyces angustmyceticus window:
- a CDS encoding PucR family transcriptional regulator, translated as MPLHLSDLLARTDLRLAVTYDVPPEQLARTIEAATVSDLPTPGKWLQGGELLMTIGLLLPMEPAACRAYVRDAAEGGAACLALGLGQGLPFQEAPEPLVRAAEEAGLPLLTVPDEVPFIAVTKAVFDARADEQRALLHRAFATQRRLTAAAAGDGLLPMLAEWTAATGVDAAVLDPLGRLLATSGPERRTLPAQARELLDRVAARGLRGSASSTAAGQQLEVQPLGARRLRGLLLLTGRPDDAARSVVPGLVALLSLELERRHLSDEPERRRRSALLSELLADEDPSADRARDMLRSVGLTAERVRAVVVEAAGTPGTRTANGAGAAGTGAAGGTADDAAREMAADLALAVPGGLVRVVDGATGPVVEAVVGEEPDVREVLARFAPRCPAGIGPATAPEAVRVSLRQAAGLLAVSRAAGEPAHARQSQASRLLLDLGDGSTLHGYADSVLGPLDLADHGEELIATLAAWLETGGAWDATSRRLGVHRHTVRNRLDKAMELTGRRLDDPDDRFDLWLATRIRRGGAPAAGPGGRPAPPPPGR; from the coding sequence ATGCCCCTGCACCTCTCCGATCTGCTGGCCAGGACCGACCTCCGCCTGGCGGTCACCTACGACGTGCCGCCCGAGCAGCTGGCCCGCACCATCGAGGCGGCCACGGTCTCGGACCTGCCGACGCCGGGGAAGTGGCTGCAGGGCGGCGAACTCCTCATGACGATCGGCCTGTTGCTGCCGATGGAGCCGGCCGCCTGCCGGGCGTACGTCCGGGACGCGGCCGAGGGCGGGGCGGCCTGTCTGGCGCTCGGGCTGGGGCAGGGGCTGCCGTTCCAGGAGGCGCCGGAGCCGCTGGTGAGAGCGGCCGAGGAGGCCGGCCTGCCGCTGCTGACGGTGCCCGACGAGGTGCCCTTCATCGCCGTCACCAAAGCCGTCTTCGACGCCCGGGCCGACGAACAGCGTGCGCTGCTGCACCGCGCGTTCGCGACCCAGCGCCGGCTGACCGCCGCGGCGGCCGGCGACGGGCTGCTGCCGATGCTGGCGGAGTGGACGGCCGCCACCGGCGTGGACGCGGCGGTGCTCGACCCGCTCGGGCGGCTGCTCGCCACCAGCGGGCCGGAGCGGCGGACCCTGCCGGCGCAGGCGCGGGAGCTGCTCGACCGGGTGGCCGCGCGCGGACTGCGCGGCAGCGCGTCCAGCACCGCCGCGGGGCAGCAGCTGGAGGTGCAGCCGCTGGGCGCGCGGCGGCTGCGCGGGCTGCTGCTGCTCACCGGCCGGCCGGACGACGCCGCCCGCTCGGTGGTGCCCGGTCTGGTCGCGCTGCTCTCCCTGGAGCTGGAGCGCCGCCACCTGAGCGACGAGCCGGAGCGCCGCCGCCGCTCGGCGCTGCTCTCGGAGCTGCTGGCCGACGAGGACCCGTCCGCCGACCGGGCCCGGGACATGCTGCGCTCGGTGGGGCTGACGGCCGAGCGGGTCCGGGCCGTCGTGGTGGAGGCCGCGGGCACCCCGGGGACCCGTACGGCGAACGGGGCCGGAGCGGCCGGCACCGGGGCGGCGGGCGGGACCGCGGACGACGCCGCGCGGGAGATGGCCGCGGACCTGGCGCTGGCGGTGCCCGGCGGCCTGGTCAGGGTGGTGGACGGGGCGACGGGCCCGGTCGTCGAGGCGGTGGTGGGCGAGGAGCCGGACGTACGCGAGGTGCTCGCCCGCTTCGCCCCGCGCTGCCCGGCCGGTATCGGCCCGGCCACCGCGCCCGAGGCGGTACGGGTGTCCCTGCGTCAGGCGGCGGGACTGCTCGCCGTCAGCAGGGCGGCAGGCGAGCCCGCACACGCCCGGCAGAGCCAGGCCAGCCGGCTGCTGCTCGACCTGGGCGACGGCAGCACGCTGCACGGCTACGCGGACAGCGTGCTCGGCCCGCTCGACCTCGCCGACCACGGCGAGGAGCTGATCGCGACCCTGGCGGCCTGGCTGGAGACCGGCGGCGCCTGGGACGCCACCAGCCGGCGGCTCGGCGTCCACCGGCACACCGTGCGCAACCGCCTCGACAAGGCCATGGAGCTCACCGGCCGCCGCCTCGACGACCCCGACGACCGCTTCGACCTCTGGCTGGCCACCCGCATCCGCCGCGGCGGCGCCCCCGCCGCCGGGCCCGGCGGCCGGCCGGCTCCCCCACCGCCAGGCCGGTGA
- a CDS encoding metallophosphoesterase family protein, translating into MTYEIRTLPPDATGPAPAPAPAAPRGGGHGGTLVAVSDLHVRYQENRDIVEALRPESDDDWLLVAGDVGECVSDIRWALTRLSERFAKVVWVPGNHELWTPEHDPVQLRGVARYEHLVGICRELGVLTPEDPYPLWEGAGGPAVIAPLFLLYDYTFRQPGTTSKQQALARAEEAGVVCTDEYFLHPDPYPTREDWCRARVAATEARLAALPEDLPTVLVNHWPVVREPTRPLWYPDFALWCGTEATADWPRRFRAATVVYGHLHIPRLLVCDGVPHQEVSLGYPREWQRRSAVPGRPVRILPAPAAAPAEATGTRA; encoded by the coding sequence GTGACCTACGAGATCCGCACCCTCCCGCCCGACGCCACCGGACCCGCCCCCGCGCCCGCTCCCGCCGCCCCGCGGGGCGGCGGCCACGGCGGGACCCTCGTGGCCGTCAGCGACCTGCACGTCCGCTACCAGGAGAACCGCGACATCGTCGAGGCCCTGAGGCCGGAGTCCGACGACGACTGGCTGCTGGTCGCCGGCGACGTCGGCGAATGCGTCTCCGACATCCGCTGGGCGCTCACCCGGCTCAGCGAACGGTTCGCCAAGGTGGTGTGGGTGCCCGGCAACCACGAGCTGTGGACGCCGGAGCACGATCCGGTGCAGCTGCGCGGCGTCGCGCGCTACGAGCATCTGGTCGGCATCTGCCGGGAGTTGGGCGTCCTGACCCCCGAGGACCCCTATCCGCTGTGGGAGGGCGCCGGCGGCCCGGCCGTCATCGCCCCGCTCTTCCTCCTCTACGACTACACCTTCCGGCAGCCCGGCACGACGTCCAAGCAGCAGGCGCTCGCGCGGGCCGAGGAGGCCGGAGTGGTCTGCACCGACGAGTACTTCCTGCACCCCGACCCGTACCCCACCCGGGAGGACTGGTGCCGGGCGCGGGTCGCCGCCACCGAGGCCCGGCTCGCCGCCCTGCCGGAGGACCTGCCCACCGTGCTCGTCAACCACTGGCCGGTGGTGCGCGAGCCCACCCGGCCGCTGTGGTACCCGGACTTCGCGCTGTGGTGCGGTACGGAGGCGACCGCCGACTGGCCGCGCCGGTTCCGCGCCGCCACCGTGGTCTACGGCCACCTCCACATCCCGCGCCTGCTGGTCTGCGACGGCGTCCCCCATCAGGAGGTGTCGCTCGGCTACCCGCGGGAGTGGCAGCGCCGCTCCGCCGTCCCCGGCCGCCCGGTGCGGATCCTGCCCGCGCCGGCCGCCGCCCCCGCCGAGGCCACCGGGACCCGCGCATGA
- a CDS encoding 4'-phosphopantetheinyl transferase family protein, with product MIDKLLPAPVVTAETFHDAPLTEMFPEERALVSAAVPLRQNEFGTVRGCARRALAELGIAPAPLLPGPNREPQWPPGIVGAMTHCAGYRAAAVARATDIRTVGLDAEPHLPVDDPGVVDLITLPEERAQLRRLAAAQPGICWDRLIFSAKESVYKAWFPLTHRWLDFEEAHLTLDPSNATFTAQLLVPGPVIDGTELTEFTGRWLIGSGLVVTAIVEKA from the coding sequence ATGATCGACAAACTGCTGCCCGCCCCGGTCGTGACCGCCGAGACCTTCCACGACGCCCCGCTCACCGAGATGTTCCCCGAGGAGCGGGCGCTGGTGTCCGCCGCCGTGCCGCTGCGGCAGAACGAGTTCGGCACCGTACGCGGCTGCGCCCGCCGCGCCCTGGCCGAGCTGGGCATCGCCCCCGCCCCCCTGCTCCCCGGCCCGAACCGGGAACCGCAGTGGCCGCCGGGCATCGTCGGCGCCATGACGCACTGCGCCGGCTACCGCGCCGCCGCCGTGGCCCGCGCGACGGACATACGGACCGTCGGCCTGGACGCCGAACCCCACCTCCCCGTGGACGACCCCGGCGTCGTCGACCTCATCACCCTCCCCGAGGAACGCGCCCAACTGCGCCGCCTGGCCGCCGCGCAGCCCGGCATCTGCTGGGACCGCCTGATCTTCAGCGCCAAGGAGTCCGTCTACAAGGCCTGGTTCCCCCTCACCCACCGCTGGCTCGACTTCGAGGAGGCCCACCTCACCCTCGATCCCTCGAACGCCACCTTCACCGCCCAACTCCTCGTCCCCGGCCCGGTGATCGACGGCACGGAGCTGACCGAATTCACCGGCCGCTGGCTCATCGGGTCGGGGCTGGTGGTGACGGCGATCGTGGAAAAGGCGTGA
- a CDS encoding NPCBM/NEW2 domain-containing protein → MQEHCDTTGGTAPSDTELVRRIRAGARSGGRTADAPFGTPAPDGSARTGQDALHEFHQRHYAAVLAKARDCCRSSQAAADLAKEAIGRVLYFPDPDEGPDPAWRAALLTAVGTTAAAWHRTARNAELRDDFAAWLAAQPGEGSGPGDGARSFGADRVSTPGPSFSGKVPSAAPDTPRRARFSPARITVLAVAVAVLAGVAISVGPLFGAKDDDAAAGRRDRADRSSAPATDRPPSASATSSATASRSPSGSPSPTHSKKPKHPSSPPPAPAKPSHAPRPGPADKPPAGHTAPLGSRPWTSQKYSFAPFRPDSSIDGHPLTIQGATYSQGLGAHAYSEITYELGGACTALGVDVGVDDEVGANGSVVFQIYRDDTKVADSGLMTVDQPAKHLTADLTGGSRLRLVVTDGGNGMDSDHADWGGPRLTCR, encoded by the coding sequence ATGCAAGAGCACTGCGACACCACCGGTGGGACAGCACCCTCCGATACCGAGCTGGTCCGGCGCATCCGTGCGGGAGCCCGGTCCGGCGGCCGGACGGCGGACGCCCCGTTCGGCACCCCGGCTCCGGACGGCAGCGCCCGGACGGGACAGGACGCCCTTCACGAGTTCCACCAGCGGCACTACGCGGCCGTGCTGGCCAAGGCCCGTGACTGCTGCCGCTCGTCCCAGGCCGCGGCGGATCTGGCGAAGGAGGCCATCGGCCGCGTCCTGTACTTCCCCGATCCGGACGAGGGGCCCGATCCGGCCTGGCGGGCCGCGCTGCTCACGGCGGTGGGCACCACCGCCGCCGCCTGGCACCGCACCGCCCGGAACGCCGAGCTGCGGGACGACTTCGCGGCCTGGCTGGCCGCCCAGCCGGGGGAAGGTTCCGGCCCCGGCGACGGCGCCCGGTCGTTCGGCGCCGACCGCGTGTCCACGCCCGGCCCGAGCTTCTCGGGGAAGGTCCCGTCCGCCGCGCCGGACACCCCCCGGCGGGCGCGGTTCTCGCCGGCGCGGATCACCGTGCTCGCGGTCGCCGTGGCCGTCCTGGCCGGTGTCGCGATATCCGTCGGCCCGCTGTTCGGCGCGAAGGACGACGATGCCGCGGCCGGGCGCCGCGACCGGGCGGACCGCTCCTCCGCCCCCGCCACGGACCGGCCGCCGTCGGCGTCCGCCACGAGTTCCGCGACCGCTTCCCGTTCGCCGTCGGGCTCCCCCTCCCCCACGCACAGCAAGAAGCCCAAGCACCCGAGTTCCCCGCCCCCGGCACCGGCGAAGCCGTCGCACGCGCCCCGCCCGGGTCCCGCGGACAAGCCGCCGGCCGGCCACACGGCGCCGCTGGGCAGCCGGCCGTGGACCTCGCAGAAGTACAGCTTCGCGCCGTTCAGGCCGGACAGCAGCATCGACGGCCACCCCCTCACCATCCAGGGGGCCACCTACTCCCAGGGGCTGGGCGCGCACGCCTACAGCGAGATCACCTACGAGCTCGGCGGCGCCTGCACCGCACTCGGCGTGGATGTCGGCGTCGACGACGAGGTGGGCGCGAACGGCTCCGTGGTCTTCCAGATCTACCGGGACGACACAAAGGTCGCCGACAGCGGCCTGATGACGGTCGACCAGCCCGCGAAGCACCTCACCGCCGACCTCACGGGCGGCAGCCGGCTGCGGCTGGTGGTCACCGACGGCGGCAACGGGATGGACTCCGACCACGCCGACTGGGGCGGGCCGCGCCTCACCTGCCGGTGA
- the msrB gene encoding peptide-methionine (R)-S-oxide reductase MsrB, translating into MPYEIDKPDEQWRAELTPAEYQVLRQAGTEPAFVGEYTDTKTAGVYSCRACGAELFRSDTKFESHCGWPSFYDPKDTDAVELIEDRSHGMVRTEVRCARCGSHLGHVFAGEGYATPTDQRYCINSISLRLAPDEK; encoded by the coding sequence ATGCCGTACGAGATCGACAAGCCCGACGAGCAGTGGCGCGCCGAGCTGACCCCCGCGGAGTACCAGGTGCTCCGCCAGGCCGGCACCGAGCCCGCCTTCGTCGGTGAGTACACCGACACCAAGACCGCCGGTGTCTACTCCTGCCGCGCCTGCGGCGCCGAGCTGTTCCGCTCCGACACCAAATTCGAGAGCCACTGCGGCTGGCCGTCCTTCTACGACCCCAAGGACACCGACGCCGTCGAACTCATCGAGGACCGCAGCCACGGCATGGTCCGCACCGAGGTCCGCTGCGCCCGCTGCGGCTCCCACCTGGGCCACGTCTTCGCGGGCGAGGGCTACGCCACCCCCACCGACCAGCGCTACTGCATCAACTCGATCTCCCTCCGGCTGGCTCCGGACGAGAAGTGA
- the murC gene encoding UDP-N-acetylmuramate--L-alanine ligase, with protein sequence MAPAIPASMDRPHFIGIGGAGMSGIAKILAQRGAQVAGSDAKDSATAQALRALGATVHIGHAAGHLAEDATSVVVSSAIREDNPELAAAHERGIPVVHRSDALASLMDGLRPIAVAGTHGKTTTTSMLAVSLGALGLKPSYAIGGDLDAPGSNAEHGSGEIFVAEADESDRSFHKYAPEVAIILNVELDHHANYASMDEIYESFETFVGRVRPGGTLVIAADHPGARELTERISGRYDIEVVTYGESPDADVRILKVNPRGLTSDVTVTLTSGKILTFTVSVPGRHYAHNAVAALAAGVALGLAPHNLASALGKYTGVKRRLQLKGEAAGVQVIDSYAHHPTEMTADLEAIRGAAEGSRVLVVFQPHLFSRTQELGTEMGQALALADASVVLDIYPAREDPIPGITSTLIVDAARAAGADVTPESDQAAVPDVIAGMAKPGDLVLTMGAGDVTDLGPAILSRLGS encoded by the coding sequence ATGGCACCCGCCATCCCAGCCTCGATGGACCGGCCGCACTTCATCGGCATCGGCGGAGCCGGTATGTCGGGCATCGCCAAGATCCTCGCGCAGCGCGGCGCCCAGGTGGCGGGCAGCGACGCGAAGGACTCCGCGACCGCCCAGGCCCTGCGCGCCCTCGGCGCCACCGTCCACATCGGCCACGCCGCCGGGCATCTCGCCGAGGACGCCACCAGCGTCGTCGTCTCCTCCGCGATCCGCGAGGACAACCCCGAGCTGGCCGCCGCCCACGAGCGCGGCATCCCGGTCGTGCACCGCTCCGACGCGCTCGCCTCCCTCATGGACGGCCTGCGCCCCATCGCCGTCGCCGGCACCCACGGCAAGACGACCACGACCTCCATGCTCGCCGTCTCTCTCGGCGCCCTCGGCCTCAAGCCGTCCTACGCCATCGGCGGCGACCTCGACGCGCCGGGGTCCAACGCCGAGCACGGTTCCGGCGAGATCTTCGTCGCCGAGGCCGACGAGAGCGACCGCAGCTTCCACAAGTACGCCCCCGAGGTCGCGATCATCCTCAACGTGGAGCTGGACCACCACGCCAACTACGCCTCGATGGACGAGATCTACGAGTCCTTCGAGACCTTCGTCGGCCGCGTCCGCCCCGGCGGCACCCTGGTCATCGCCGCCGACCACCCCGGCGCCCGCGAGCTGACCGAGCGGATCTCCGGCCGCTACGACATCGAGGTCGTCACCTACGGCGAGTCCCCGGACGCCGACGTCCGCATCCTCAAGGTCAACCCCCGCGGCCTGACCAGCGACGTCACCGTCACCCTGACCAGCGGCAAGATCCTCACCTTCACGGTCTCCGTCCCGGGCCGGCACTACGCCCACAACGCCGTCGCCGCCCTGGCCGCCGGCGTCGCCCTGGGCCTCGCGCCGCACAACCTCGCCTCCGCGCTCGGCAAGTACACCGGCGTCAAGCGCCGCCTCCAGCTCAAGGGCGAGGCGGCCGGCGTGCAGGTCATCGACTCCTACGCCCACCACCCCACCGAGATGACCGCCGACCTCGAAGCCATCCGCGGCGCCGCCGAGGGCTCCCGGGTGCTGGTGGTCTTCCAGCCGCACCTCTTCTCCCGCACCCAGGAGCTGGGCACCGAGATGGGCCAGGCGCTCGCCCTCGCCGACGCCTCCGTCGTCCTGGACATCTACCCGGCCCGCGAGGACCCGATCCCGGGCATCACCAGCACCCTGATCGTCGACGCCGCGCGCGCCGCCGGCGCCGATGTCACCCCCGAGAGCGACCAGGCCGCCGTCCCGGACGTGATCGCCGGAATGGCGAAGCCCGGTGACCTTGTTCTCACCATGGGCGCGGGCGACGTGACCGACCTCGGCCCCGCCATCCTGTCCCGCCTGGGCAGCTGA
- a CDS encoding response regulator — MTGAPAPVRLLLADDHPVVRAGLRAVLETEDDFEIVADVPTAEQAVDLAARLACDVVLMDLQFGGRMLGSQATAAITARPGGPRVLVLTTYDTDVDILAAIEAGATGYLLKDAPPEELAAAVRTAAAGKSALAPTVALRLMDRMRTPATALSRRETEVLQLVADGLSNAAISKQLFLSQATVKSHLVHIYAKLGADSRTSAVAAATAQGLIRR; from the coding sequence GTGACCGGCGCGCCCGCCCCCGTCCGGCTGCTGCTCGCCGACGACCACCCCGTGGTCCGCGCCGGGCTGCGCGCGGTCCTGGAGACCGAGGACGACTTCGAGATCGTCGCCGACGTCCCCACCGCAGAACAGGCCGTCGACCTCGCCGCGCGGCTCGCCTGCGACGTCGTCCTCATGGACCTCCAGTTCGGCGGCCGGATGCTCGGCTCCCAGGCCACCGCGGCGATCACCGCCCGCCCCGGAGGGCCCCGCGTCCTCGTCCTGACCACCTACGACACCGACGTCGACATCCTCGCCGCCATCGAGGCCGGCGCCACCGGCTACCTCCTCAAGGACGCTCCGCCGGAGGAGCTGGCCGCCGCGGTCCGCACCGCCGCCGCCGGGAAGTCCGCCCTCGCCCCCACCGTCGCGCTGCGCCTCATGGACCGCATGCGCACCCCCGCCACCGCGCTCTCCCGCCGGGAGACCGAGGTCCTCCAGCTCGTCGCCGACGGCCTGTCGAACGCGGCGATCAGCAAACAGCTCTTCCTCAGCCAGGCCACCGTCAAGTCCCACCTCGTCCACATCTACGCCAAGCTGGGCGCCGACTCCCGCACCTCGGCCGTCGCCGCGGCCACCGCGCAGGGCCTGATCCGCCGCTGA